Genomic window (Vicinamibacterales bacterium):
CGTCGTCCCACAGGTCCGCGCCGTCGGCGCCGTTGGTGCCCATCGCGTGCGCGATGTACAGGAAGTGCTCCCAGAACTTGCTCGCGAGATCCTCGTAGGCGGGATTCGCGTCGGCCAGTTCCATGGCGATGGCCAGCATGTTCAGGCAGTACATGGCCATCCAGCTGGTGCCGTCGGACTGTTCGAGGTGACCGCCCGTCGGCAGCGCCGCGCTCCTGTCGAAGACGCCGATGTTGTCCAGGCCCAGGAACCCGCCCTGGAAGACGTTCAGGCCCTCGGCGTCCTTGCGGTTCACCCACCAGGTGAAGTTCAGGAGCAGCTTCTGGAAGACGCGCTCGAGGAACACGCGGTCGCCCTTCCCCGTGCGGCTCTTCTCGATCTTGTAGACGCGCCAGGCGGCCCAGGCGTGGACGGGCGGGTTCACGTCGCCGAACGCCCACTCGTACGCCGGCAGCTGTCCATTCGGGTGCATGTACCACTCGCGCAGCATCAGCACGAGCTGGTCCTTGGCGAACTGCGGGTCCACCAGTGCGATCGGCAGGCAGTGGAAGGCCAGGTCCCACGCCGCGTACCACGGGTATTCCCACGTGTCCGGCATGGAGAGGACATCGGCGTTGTAGAGGTGCGTCCACTCGTGGTTGCGGCCCGTCTTGCGCGCGTCCGGCGGCTGCGGCTGGGTGAGATCGCCCTCGAGCCAGTAGCGGACCACGTAGTGGTAGAACTGCTTGGACCAGAGCACCCCGGCCAGCGCCTGGCGCATCACGTGCCGCTCGTCGGCGCTCAGGCGATCCGGGACGATCGTGGCGTAGAACTCGTCCGCGTCGGCCCGGCGGCGGGTGATGACGGCGTCGAAGGGCGCGCCGAACGGGCCGCCGTCCATGGCGTCGGGGCCGCGGTCCGAGAGGCGGAGCCGCACGGTGGCCGTGCCGCCGGCCGGCACCGTCAAGGCGTAGTCGGCGGCGGCCTTCGTGCCCGTGAGCGCCGGATTCACCGCGTCGGTCCAGCCGTGGACGACGAAGTCGTTGATGCCGTCCTTGACGAAGCCCCGGGGCGAGGCCCCGTACAGGCGCGTGGTGTTGGTCTGGTTCTCGGTGAAGAGCAGGCGGTCCGCGCTCTCGCAGTAGAGCCACCGCTCGCCGTAGGACGGCTCGGTCAACTGGATCACGCCCGGCGCCACCTGCCGCAGGGCCGGCCGCACGACGCCCTCCTGCCAGTCCCAGGTGTTTCGGAACCAGATCGTGGGCAGCACCCGCAGTGACGCGTCGTCCGGGCCGCGGTTCGCCACCGTGACGCGGACGAGGATGTCGTCGGCGTCCGCCTTCGCGTACTCGATCTCGACATCGAAGTAGCGGCCGCCGTCGAAAACGCCGGTGTCGGCCAGCTCGAACTCGGGCGCGTCCTTGCCGCGGCGCCGGTTCTCCTCGACCAGCTGCAGGTACGGGAACTCCGCCTGCGGGTACTTGTAGAGCGCCCGCATGTAGGAGTGCGTGGGCGTGGAGTCCAGGTAGTAGTAGTACTCCTTCACGTCCTCGCCGTGGTTGCCCTCGCTGCCGGTCAGGCCGAAGAGGCGCTCCTTGAGGATGGGATCGCGCCCGTTCCACAGCGCCAGGGCGAAGCAGATGTACTGGTGGCGATCGCTGATCCCGAGCAGGCCGTCCTCGTTCCAGCGGTAGGTCCGGGAGCGGGCGTGGTCGTGGGGAAAGTAGTCCCACGCCGTGCCGTGCTCGCTGTAGTCCTCGCGGACCGTGCCCCAGGCGCGCTCGGCCAGATAGGGCCCCCAGCGCTTCCAGTTGCGCCGCTTCTGGCTGTCGTCCTCGAGCCGGAGATGTTCGGCAGTCATGGCGTTCTGATGCCGGCCGAGGGTCGCCGTGTCCGGTAACCGGGGCCGTCCTCTCGTCATCCTAGCGCCAGGAGAACGGACATGAGGACGGGACTGCTGGTGGTGGGAATGTGGCTCGGCGTCGCCGCCGGGGGATGGGCGCAGGGGCCGCCGGCCGCGCCCGTCAACGTCGACGCCGACGGGGTGACCCTGCACGGCTACGACGCCGTCGCCTACTTCACGGACGGCAAGGCGGTGCCCGGGTCGCCCGTCCACGAATACGTGTGGCAGGGCGCGCGGTGGCGCTTCGCCAGCACCGCCCACAAGGACGCCTTCGCCGCGGCGCCCGAGCGTTACGCCCCGCAGTTCGGCGGCTACTGCGCCTGGGCCGTGAGCCGCAACTACGTCGCAGACATCGACCCGGAGGCGTTCGCCGTCGTGGACGGCAGGCTCTACGTCAACTACTCGCGGCTCGTGCAGGCGCGGTGGCGCCTCGACCGCGACGCGAACATCGCCAAGGGCGCGACGCACTGGCCGGGCCTGCTCGAGCAGGCGAGGGCGATGACGGCCGCGCCGGGATCGGCGGCCGGCAGGCCGGCGGGGAAGAAGGGAGGACGGTGATGCGTGCGCTGGACTGGATCGTGCGAATCGTGGCGGCGGTGGTGCTGCTGCAGACCCTGTACTTCAAGTTCACGGGCGCCCCGGAGTCCGTCTACATCTTCTCCACGCTCGGCGCCGAGCCCTGGGGCCGGATCGGCAGCGGCGTGCTGGAACTCGTGGCCGCGGGCCTGCTCCTGTATCCGGCCACGGCCGCGCTCGGCGGGCTCCTGGCCGTCGGCCTGATGGTGGGCGCCATCGGCAGCCACCTGACCAGGCTCGGTATCGAGATCCAGGGCGACGGCGGATTGCTCTTCGGCCTCGCGTGGGTGGTTTTCCTGTGCGGTGCCGCGACCGTGCTCGTGCACCGCACGTCGCTGAGGTGGTCATGACCGCCTTCGACGTGCTCGCCGGCGCCCTCGAGGACCTGGCGCGAGCGGTGCGCCCGCTGACGCGGACCGAGTACACCCACCGCGACCGCGCGACCAGCGGCAGCATCGGCGCTCACGTGCGCCACTGCCTGGATCACGTCGAGGCGCTGGAGCGCGCGCTGGTCCGCGGGGTGTGCTGCTACGACGACCGCGTGCGCGGCACGGCGACCGAGGACGATCCGGCCGTGGCGTGCGCGCGCCTGGCGGCCTGCCGGATGCGGCTGTCGGGGCTGGACGCGGAGCTGCTCCAGACGCCGCTCACGCTCTCGGCCGTCATCGACGACCGCGGCACGACCGTCCGGGCGCTGACGACCGTCGGGCGCGAGCTGGCGTTCGTCATCAGCCACACGATTCACCACGCCGCGCTCATCGCCGTGCTGCTCGAGGACTTCGGGCGCGAGCGGCCCGAGCGTTTCGGGCTGGCGCCGACGACGCCGGCGCTGGAGCCCGTATGTGCACGGTGAGCTTCGTCGCCTCCGGCGGCCGGCTCCGTGCGATGTGCAATCGCGACGAGCGCCACACCCGGCCGGCGGCCCACCCGCCTCTCGTCACGCGGGCGGGCGGGCTGCTGGCGCTCCTCCCGCTCGACCCCTCCGGCGGCGGGACGTGGATCGCCGGCACCTCCGCGGGCCTCGTCTTCGCCGTGTTGAACGGCGAGGGCCAGGGCGGGGCTCCCGGGCTGAGCCGCGGCCGCCTGATTCTCGAGCTCCTGGAGAGCGCGTCGCTCGAGGACGCCGTCGTGCGGGCGCGGCCGCTCTGCCGGCGGGACTGGCCGGCGCACCGGCTGCTCGTCGCCGACGTGGACCGGGTGCTGGATCTCACGGTGGGGCTGGCCGGCGTGCGCGTGGACGTCCACCCGCTGCACCGGCCCCAGATGTTCACGTCCTCGTCGCTGGGCGACGCGGTGGCCGGACCGCCCCGCCGCGCGCTCTTCGACGAGACCGTGGTGGCGGCGGCCGATTCCGTGGACGGCCAGGACGCGTTCCACCGCCACCGCTGGCGCGACCGGCCGCACCTCAGCGTGCACATGCGACGTCACGACGCGGCGACGCTGAGCATCACGACCGTGGACGTGTCGCCTACGACGGTTCGCATGCGCTACGAGCCGACGACCGAGCTCGTGAGCCAGCCGGCGATGATCGCCATCGACCGCCGCCGGGACGAGGGAGCGCCTGGCATCGTCGCCGGCGCGGCGGACTCGTTCCCTACCCGTGCGCAGGCGCTGGCGGTCGCGTCGTGACCGCGTTCTGGCTCGCGGCGTTCACGTTCGTGTCCGAGGACGCGGCGGTGCTGACAGCGGCGTGGCTCGTGGGGCAGGGCGGACTCTCGGCGACGGCGGCCGTGGCGGCCTGCGCCGCCGGCATCTGGGTCGGGGACCTCGCGCTGTGGGCGTTCGGCCGCGCGATGGCCAGGACGTCGTGGTGCCGCCGCTGGTGCGCCAGGCGGCTGCCGGTCGTGGCGGGCCGTGCCCTGGCCCTGGCCGTGGACGAACCGGCGGCGCTCGTGGCCAGCCGCTTCCTGCCGGGCACCCGCCTGCCGCTCTACGTCGCCGCGGGTGCCGTGGGTGCGCACCCCGCCCGGTTCTTCTCCTGGACCTTGGCTGCCGTGGCCGTGTGGACGCCGCTCCTGGTGCTCGGCGGGTCGCGGTTCTTCATCGGCGGGGTGCTGGTGCTCGCGCTGCTGCGGACGTCGCGCACGGACTGGGGACGCCGGTGGTGGCGTCCGGTGGCCGCGCGGGCCCGGCGCTGGGCGATGCCCGAGTTCTGGCCGGCGTGGATCGTCTACGCGCCGCTCGCGCCGTGGCTCCTGTGGCAGGCCGCGCGCAACGGCGGCGTCGGCTCGCTCGGGGCCGCGAACCCCGGATTCGCGGACGGCGGGTTCGTCGGTGAGTCGAAGTTCGGGATTCTGCAGACGCTGCCACGCGAATGGACGCTCCCGGCACATCTGGTGCGGGAAGGCGACCTCGACTCGCGCGCCCGCGCGTTCGATGACGCGCTCGACGAACTCGGGACCGGCTTCCCCGTCATCCTCAAGCCCGACGTGGGACAGCGGGGGACCGGCGTGCGGCGGATCGCGTCGCGGGACGAGGCCATGGCCTACCTGGCCGCCGACCGGGGTCCCGTGATCGTGCAGGCCTGCCACCCGGGCCCGTTCGAGGCCGGGATCTTCTACTACCGCCGGCCGGACGAGGCGCGCGGGCGCATCTTCAGCATCACCGACAAGCGCTTCCCGTCGGTCACGGGCGATGGCGTCTCGACGCTCGAAGCACTGCTCTGGGCCCACCCGCGTTTCCGCCTCCAGGTGCCGCTGTTCCTGAGCCGGCACGACGGCGCGCGTGTGCTCGCCGACGGCGAGCGCCTGCAACTGGTCGCCGCGGGCAATCACTGCCAAGGAGCGATCTTCCTTGACGGGCCCGAGCTCATCACGCCGGCCCTCGACGCCCGCATCGATCAGATCGCCAGGGCCGTGCCGGGCTTTTTCGTGGGCCGGTTCGACGTGCGCTATCGCGATCCGAGGGCCTTCGCGCGCGGCGAGGACCTGGCCATCGTCGAGTTGAACGGCGTCACGTCGGAGTCGACCAACGTCTACGACCCGTCGTACGGCGCGCTCAATGCCTGGAAGACCCTGGCCCGCCAGTGGCAGATCGTCTTCGAGATCGGGGCCGCCAACCGGGCCCGGGGCGCCTCGCCGGTCGGCGTCGGCCGCCTGGCGCGGCTGGCGATCGGCTACTGGCGGAGCCGCCCGGCGATGCCGGTGGCGAGCTGAGGCGGGCGCCTCAGTAGCGCCACCAGGGCGTGGTCGTCCCCTCCGGCATGTGCCGCATGACGTGTGCGGCCATCTGCTTCAACCGCTCGGGCGTGGACTCCGGCCCCTGCCAGCAGTGGCCCTTGCCCTCGCCGTACAGGAAGAACCCTTCGTAGTGCGGATTCTCGGTGGTCCGCATCCACGTCTCGAGCTCTTTCGTCGAGTTGTTGAGGAAGAAGTTGTCGGCCGTGCCCGTGTAGACGTGGATCTTGTCCACGAGCTTCGGTCCCAGCGTGGACCAGTTCCGCTTCAGGTGCTCCAGGAGGTCGTAGTGGTCGCGCCAGTACTCGGCGACCTTGCGATTCATCACGCCCGTGCGCTTGTCGAAGAGCGGCTCGAAGTAGCCGTCCTCGCCGAGGGGACCGAACACGGCGGACCAGATGTCCAGCTGCTCGCCCGATCGCCCCTTCGTGCCGTTGGCGAGCTCCATGTGGTTGCGTTGCTCGGACGTGAGCCGGACGTGGCCGTTCACCTCGCGCGTGTTGATGATGGGCACCGTGCGCCAGTCGACCGTCCTGGTGAACGCGTTGTCGTCCTCGTAGACGTTGATGCCCTCGACGTCGGTGAAGGTGACCGAGTCCGGGCAGTACGACCACACGCCGCCGTACAGGTCCGGGTAGAGGATCTGGTGCGCCAGCGAGATCCAGCCGCCCGTGGAGCCGCCGTCGGTGAGGCGCGCCCAGGGCTCGCCGATGACGCGGTAGCGCCGCTCGATCTCGGGCATCAGTTCCTGGGTCAGGGCGTCGCCGTACGGGCCGACGTTCACCGAGTTCACGCCGTAGCTGTCGTCGAAGTAGGGCGTCGGGTGCTGCAGCGTCACCACGATCATGCGCGGGAAGGCGTCCTGCATCCACGCGTCGTAGATCTCGGTGTCCGGCTGGAACCCGAGCGGCGCCGCCAGGGAGAAGTGTCCCTGGCGATACAGGATCGGGTAGCGCACCGTGGAGCGGTGGTAGTCGCGGGGCAGGAGCACGGTGGCACCCACGTAGATGGGGCGGCCCCAGAACTTCGTGAGCAGCGGGCTCTGCATCTTGAAGCGCTGCACGAACTCGGTGTCCGGCGGGATCTCCACCGGGGGAATCACCTGGTCGGCCGTGAGCTTCACCGTCTCGGTGGCGGGCCCGATCTGCACCCGGCGGGGCAAGCTGTACAGATTTCCCGGCGAGCGGTTCCAGTGCTGGCCCTCCCACTGGTCGTCGTGCATCCACACCGTGTGGCCGTCGGCGCGCGCGAACTCCGAGTAGACGTTGACGAAGCCTTGCACCCAGTAGTCGCCGGGCGGCAAATCCTTCATCGACGCCACCGGCGTTCCGAAGGCCGTCCCGTCGAGCACTGCGGCTCGGCCCGGGGGCAGCATGTCCACGTCCACGCCGAAGAACGGCGTGCCCGTGCGGCCGATCTGCAGGCGCGGCTCACGGTCGTTGTCGCGGGCGACCATCACGTAGACCCGGCCCGTGACGGCCTCCGTGCGTATCGACGGCGGCACCGTCACTTCCACACGGAGCCCCCGGCCTGCGACGGGCGTGTCGCGCTGCTGGGCGCCCACCGACACGACGGCCAGCAGGGCCAGGGACGGAAGGAGGAAGCCTCGTCGCATGGGTCGCCTCCGAAAAGCGCGCGTCACGGCGCCGGCTCGCCCGGGAGCAGCGGCTCGAGATCCAATGCCTGGGGCCCGTTCTCGGTGCAGACGGCGTACCTGGTTTCGCCCGCCCGGTACATGGCCACGCCGGCGTACTCCCCCTTCTTGTTCAGGGCGAAGAAGCGGATGTTGAAGTTCGGCTCGCCCCTGGCATTCAGGAGCCGCTTCTCCACCGTGTTGGCCTTGATGCGGCGGAGCGCCTCCATCCCGGCGTCCTTGGGCGAGGCGCCGCGGCGCATCGCTTCCACGATCAGGAACGACGACAGGTTGTAGAGGTTCGCCTCGCCACGGCCCGTCGAGCCGGCGGCCCCGACCTCGTTGTCCACGTACAGCCCGGCACCGAGGATGGGCGAGTCGCCCGTGCGCCCGGGGATCTTCCACGCCAGGCCACTCGTCGTGGTGACGCCGCAAATGTCGCCAGTGGGCCCGAGCCCATCGCAGTTGATGGTGCCCCAGAAGCTGCCCTCGCGAATGAGCCCGTCACGGACCATCGACAGCCCGGCCTCGAGGCCGCGCGCTTCACGGGCCATCTCGGCGAGCCCCGGGTCCTTCTCGTGCTTCGGCGCGGGCTGCCGTCCCTCGCCCTTCGGGTCGAGATAGTGCTCGGGGTCGGAGCGCCGCTTCCATTCCAGGTACAGCCGGCGCGACGTCTCGGTGTGGAGGTCCGGCTCGATGGTGAAGCCCATGTTCCGCGCGAAGCGCTGGGCGCCCTCGCCGACGATCAGGTGATGGTCCGTGTAGTCCATCACCGCCTTGGCGACGAGCGATGGCGTCCGGACGCCCTGCAGGCTGGCCACCGCGCCGGCCCGCTTCAGCGGACCGTGCATGCACGAGGCGTCCAGTTCGATGACGCCGTCGGCGTTGGGCAGCGCGCCGTAGCCGATACCGGTCTCGAGCGGGTCGAGCTCGGGGATGTTCACGCCCGCGATGAGCGCGTCGAGGACGTCCTTGCCCTCCGTGATCAGGCGGAAGGCGCGTGCCACGCAGGCCTCGGGCCCGCTGTTGGTGAACTCGTAGCCCGAGTAGTCGGCGATGACGACC
Coding sequences:
- a CDS encoding DinB family protein — encoded protein: MTAFDVLAGALEDLARAVRPLTRTEYTHRDRATSGSIGAHVRHCLDHVEALERALVRGVCCYDDRVRGTATEDDPAVACARLAACRMRLSGLDAELLQTPLTLSAVIDDRGTTVRALTTVGRELAFVISHTIHHAALIAVLLEDFGRERPERFGLAPTTPALEPVCAR
- a CDS encoding alpha/beta hydrolase-fold protein, with translation MRRGFLLPSLALLAVVSVGAQQRDTPVAGRGLRVEVTVPPSIRTEAVTGRVYVMVARDNDREPRLQIGRTGTPFFGVDVDMLPPGRAAVLDGTAFGTPVASMKDLPPGDYWVQGFVNVYSEFARADGHTVWMHDDQWEGQHWNRSPGNLYSLPRRVQIGPATETVKLTADQVIPPVEIPPDTEFVQRFKMQSPLLTKFWGRPIYVGATVLLPRDYHRSTVRYPILYRQGHFSLAAPLGFQPDTEIYDAWMQDAFPRMIVVTLQHPTPYFDDSYGVNSVNVGPYGDALTQELMPEIERRYRVIGEPWARLTDGGSTGGWISLAHQILYPDLYGGVWSYCPDSVTFTDVEGINVYEDDNAFTRTVDWRTVPIINTREVNGHVRLTSEQRNHMELANGTKGRSGEQLDIWSAVFGPLGEDGYFEPLFDKRTGVMNRKVAEYWRDHYDLLEHLKRNWSTLGPKLVDKIHVYTGTADNFFLNNSTKELETWMRTTENPHYEGFFLYGEGKGHCWQGPESTPERLKQMAAHVMRHMPEGTTTPWWRY
- a CDS encoding NRDE family protein codes for the protein MCTVSFVASGGRLRAMCNRDERHTRPAAHPPLVTRAGGLLALLPLDPSGGGTWIAGTSAGLVFAVLNGEGQGGAPGLSRGRLILELLESASLEDAVVRARPLCRRDWPAHRLLVADVDRVLDLTVGLAGVRVDVHPLHRPQMFTSSSLGDAVAGPPRRALFDETVVAAADSVDGQDAFHRHRWRDRPHLSVHMRRHDAATLSITTVDVSPTTVRMRYEPTTELVSQPAMIAIDRRRDEGAPGIVAGAADSFPTRAQALAVAS
- a CDS encoding YHS domain-containing (seleno)protein, whose product is MRTGLLVVGMWLGVAAGGWAQGPPAAPVNVDADGVTLHGYDAVAYFTDGKAVPGSPVHEYVWQGARWRFASTAHKDAFAAAPERYAPQFGGYCAWAVSRNYVADIDPEAFAVVDGRLYVNYSRLVQARWRLDRDANIAKGATHWPGLLEQARAMTAAPGSAAGRPAGKKGGR
- a CDS encoding N(4)-(beta-N-acetylglucosaminyl)-L-asparaginase, with protein sequence MLSRRDFLASTTAVAAASAAPRPARSAELLIQRTVRPVVIADYSGYEFTNSGPEACVARAFRLITEGKDVLDALIAGVNIPELDPLETGIGYGALPNADGVIELDASCMHGPLKRAGAVASLQGVRTPSLVAKAVMDYTDHHLIVGEGAQRFARNMGFTIEPDLHTETSRRLYLEWKRRSDPEHYLDPKGEGRQPAPKHEKDPGLAEMAREARGLEAGLSMVRDGLIREGSFWGTINCDGLGPTGDICGVTTTSGLAWKIPGRTGDSPILGAGLYVDNEVGAAGSTGRGEANLYNLSSFLIVEAMRRGASPKDAGMEALRRIKANTVEKRLLNARGEPNFNIRFFALNKKGEYAGVAMYRAGETRYAVCTENGPQALDLEPLLPGEPAP